One genomic window of Brachionichthys hirsutus isolate HB-005 chromosome 22, CSIRO-AGI_Bhir_v1, whole genome shotgun sequence includes the following:
- the LOC137910699 gene encoding histone H1-like, with product MAEEAPAAAQKKSSGPAKSGPGVSELIVQAVAASKERSGVSAAALKKALAAGGYDADKKKARINIAIKALVAKGTLVQTSGTGASGSFKMNKKAAEPKSTKPVQKAASRAKKPAAKKPAAAKKPRAAAAKKPAAAKKSPKKSKKPAARSPKKSTKSPKKGTKSPKKSTKSPKKAVKKTKAPAAKKPAAKKVVKPKGKKTAAKKK from the coding sequence ATGGCAGAAGAAGCTCCAGCAGCGGCCCAGAAGAAGAGCTCCGGACCGGCAAAGTCCGGTCCCGGCGTCAGCGAGCTCATCGTTCAAGCCGTGGCCGCATCCAAGGAGCGGAGCGGCGTGTCGGCTGCTGCCCTGAAGAAGGCTCTGGCTGCCGGCGGCTACGACGCGGACAAGAAAAAGGCGCGCATTAACATCGCCATCAAGGCTCTCGTAGCCAAAGGGACTCTGGTCCAGACCAGCGGAACCGGGGCCTCGGGCTCCTTCAAGATGAACAAGAAAGCAGCCGAACCAAAGTCCACGAAGCCCGTTCAGAAAGCCGCTTCTAGAGCCAAGAAGCCCGCAGCAAAGAAACCGGCAGCGGCTAAAAAGCCCAGGGCGGCGGCAGCCAAGAAGCCGGCAGCAGCCAAGAAGTCCCCCAAGAAGAGCAAGAAACCCGCAGCCAGGAGCCCCAAGAAGAGCACAAAGAGCCCCAAGAAGGGCACAAAGAGCCCCAAGAAGAGCACAAAGAGCCCCAAGAAAGCGGTGAAGAAGACCAAGGCCCCCGCAGCCAAGAAACCTGCAGCCAAGAAGGTCGTCAAGCCCAAAGGCAAGAAGACAGCAGCCAAGAAGAAGTGA
- the LOC137910697 gene encoding hydroperoxide isomerase ALOXE3-like yields the protein MAEYKIEVTTGSMSYAGTWDHIFITVFGSDGQSDRTELDNFGLDFTTGATGTYTVKTSLPLGKLLLVKLEKDPFCILSEDEWYFCKVVVTTPEGVAVLFPCYRWISRGELVELRGGRAMKPFEDDHPLLTKHRRTELTNKKRLYGWKTLSEGVCHISSFNAVSELPAEVRISAVRASEINDTQKITGLELKIKGLIGSAEKWESIEDMKKIFWFEKTEMSEYVEKHWKEDEFYGYQFLNGVNPNVIKRCSKLPSNFPVTGEMVKPFLEEGTTLQREIKKGNIFIYDQKKMDGITARVYNDQRLRLTPGLCLFYSNPEKKLMPIAIQLHQRPSEANPIFLPSDLETDWLLAKMFIKNVDILDHESVHHLMNTHFLGEICAVATFRSFAEIHPLYKLLFPNFRYTLPMNIGGLKSLFGPNGPLSKGSLGYDGTIELMRRSLPETTYSSLCLPENIVARGLESIPNFHYRDDGLKLWNIITSFVSPVVEYYYPSDSDVCKDTELQEWISEIFTHYCLGNKDSGFPASFQTVQELVKFITMVIFTVTVQHAGVNNGQFDFCSYVPNAPILLHTPPPTTKGQSTMETILDTLPNVGETAIFVAMVRLLSEKYSDAVPLGTYPEERFDEPVVKQMMKEFQAELSYLGETIMERNSHLDPPYTYLHPANIENSITI from the exons ATGGCCGAGTACAAGATCGAGGTGACCACAGGCAGCATGAGTTACGCTGGAACGTGGGACCATATCTTCATCACCGTGTTTGGAAGTGATGGACAGAGTGACAGAACTGAGCTGGATAACTTTGGCCTTGACTTTACAACGGGAGCA ACAGGGACCTACACCGTTAAAACCAGTTTGCCACTGGGGAAACTCCTTCTGGTCAAGTTGGAGAAGGATCCATTCTGCATTCTCTCCGAGGACGAGTGGTATTTCTGTAAAGTCGTGGTGACGACTCCCGAGGGCGTCGCCGTCCTTTTCCCCTGTTACAGATGGATCTCCAGAGGAGAGCTGgtggagctgagaggaggacGAG CAATGAAACCCTTTGAAGACGACCATCCCTTGTTGACTAAACACCGGCGTACAGAGCTGACAAATAAAAAGCGCTTATACGG GTGGAAGACTCTGAGTGAAGGTGTATGCCACATCAGCAGTTTCAATGCTGTCTCTGAGCTGCCAGCTGAAGTCCGCATCTCTGCTGTCAGAGCAAGTGAAATTAATGACACACAGAAGATAAC CGGACTTGAGTTAAAGATTAAGGGGCTGATCGGCTCTGCTGAAAAGTGGGAAAGCATTGAAGACATGAAAAAGATCTTCTGGtttgaaaagacagaaatgtcag AATATGTTGAAAAGCACTGGAAAGAAGACGAATTTTATGGATATCAGTTCCTGAATGGAGTCAATCCGAATGTGATCAAACGCTGCTCAAAGCTTCCCTCCAACTTTCCAGTTACAGGAGAGATGGTGAAGCCGTTCCTGGAGGAGGGGACCACTCTTCAGAGGGAAATCAAG AAAGGTAATATCTTCATCTATGAccagaagaagatggatggaataACAGCTAGAGTCTATAATGATCAACGTCTGCGTCTGACTCCTGGACTCTGTTTGTTCTACTCAAACCCAGAAAAAAAACTGATGCCGATAGCAATACAG TTGCATCAACGACCTTCTGAGGCGAACCCCATCTTCTTGCCCAGTGACTTGGAGACAGACTGGCTGTTAGCCAAGatgtttattaaaaatgtaGATATCCTGGATCATGAATCAGTCCACCACCTCATGAACACTCACTTCCTGGGAGAGATCTGTGCCGTTGCCACTTTCCGCAGCTTCGCTGAGATTCATCCGCTCTACAAG CTGCTGTTTCCAAACTTCCGGTACACTCTGCCCATGAACATAGGAGGCCTCAAAAGCCTGTTTGGACCTAATGGACCTCTGAGCAAG GGCTCACTTGGATATGATGGGACAATCGAGCTCATGAGGAGGTCACTTCCTGAAACGACCTACAGCTCACTCTGTCTACCAGAGAACATTGTGGCACGAGGACTGGAGTCTATTCCCAACTTCCACTACAGAGATGATGGCCTGAAACTGTGGAACATAATTACCAG CTTTGTGTCGCCAGTAGTGGAGTACTACTACCCCTCAGACAGTGACGTCTGTAAAGACACTGAGCTGCAAGAATGGATCAGTGAGATTTTTACACACTACTGCTTAGGAAATAAAGACTCAG GATTTCCAGCAAGTTTCCAGACTGTCCAGGAACTGGTCAAGTTCATCACAATGGTTATTTTTACAGTGACTGTTCAACATGCTGGAGTCAACAATGGACAG TTTGACTTCTGTTCGTACGTGCCCAATGCCCCAATCCTGCTGCACACGCCTCCTCCGACCACTAAGGGGCAGTCAACCATGGAGACAATCCTGGACACGCTACCAAATGTTGGAGAGACGGCCATCTTTGTAGCCATGGTTAGGCTGCTTTCAGAGAAGTACAGTGACGCG GTTCCTTTGGGCACATACCCTGAAGAGAGATTTGATGAGCCTGTTGTCAAACAGATGATGAAGGAATTTCAAGCCGAGCTGTCCTACCTTGGTGAAACCATTATGGAAAGGAACTCACATCTTGATCCACCCTACACATATCTGCATCCTGCCAATATAGAGAACAGTATAACTATTTGA